A genomic segment from Pedobacter sp. MC2016-14 encodes:
- a CDS encoding TolC family protein has product MYLFKKHHLKTRIYLLLIPLFYTYNTVNAQVNPTPLNQIWEKALAFNKTIQMRNLQVAATDEAIKDARAERLPEIEVEAEYAKVSNMPIYENGLFHTHSQFEVLHTAYDFGGNTYLNLYNGNKTNLKIKEEKDKKELAIAQRNLSTSEIKLSATAYYLDLQRSKIFKNLVLKDISDQEKQLEEIKQLLKNGVVLKSDVLRAELKLSRQKMSLVQLDNDIAIANQKLNILIGNPDEEKINPDTVIHFNYPLKTYQEYLTEASEHAWEAQISEQETKLSKLELQNTRSPALKLGLFANYAYSYPQIRFYPYAISLYGLGLGGIKASYSISSLYHNKHKVQEAEINYKRQEIEHLATADGVRQKVNEAFLRYQEALTRINVAQQNIHQAAENFRIVNNTYFNQLSLLTDLLDADTQLLQTKFDLAAAQIAAQLQYYQLQKAIGNL; this is encoded by the coding sequence ATGTATCTCTTTAAAAAACACCATTTAAAAACCCGGATTTATCTGCTGCTCATCCCCTTATTTTACACCTATAATACGGTCAATGCCCAGGTAAACCCAACCCCACTAAACCAGATTTGGGAAAAAGCACTTGCTTTTAACAAAACCATACAAATGCGAAATCTTCAGGTAGCAGCCACAGACGAAGCAATTAAGGACGCTCGCGCAGAGCGTTTACCAGAAATAGAGGTAGAAGCTGAGTATGCGAAGGTAAGTAACATGCCTATTTACGAAAATGGGCTCTTTCATACCCATTCTCAATTTGAGGTGCTGCACACTGCTTACGATTTTGGGGGCAATACTTATTTGAACCTGTATAATGGCAACAAAACAAATTTAAAAATTAAGGAAGAAAAGGATAAAAAGGAACTGGCAATTGCGCAACGTAACCTCAGTACATCAGAAATCAAACTGAGCGCAACAGCCTACTATCTGGATTTACAAAGAAGTAAAATCTTTAAGAATTTAGTACTGAAAGACATTAGCGATCAGGAAAAACAACTTGAGGAGATCAAACAACTTCTAAAGAATGGGGTGGTGCTAAAAAGTGACGTTTTACGTGCCGAACTTAAGCTGTCAAGACAAAAGATGTCACTCGTGCAACTGGACAACGACATTGCTATTGCCAATCAAAAATTAAATATTCTCATTGGCAATCCAGATGAGGAGAAGATAAATCCTGATACCGTTATACATTTTAATTACCCCTTAAAAACTTACCAGGAATATTTGACAGAAGCCAGCGAGCACGCCTGGGAAGCCCAGATCTCGGAACAGGAAACCAAATTAAGCAAACTGGAGCTTCAAAATACCAGGTCGCCGGCATTAAAACTTGGCCTGTTTGCCAATTATGCTTATTCCTACCCACAAATCAGGTTCTACCCTTACGCAATTTCATTATATGGCTTAGGCTTGGGCGGTATCAAAGCCAGCTATTCCATATCTTCCCTTTACCACAATAAACACAAAGTGCAGGAGGCCGAAATCAACTATAAACGTCAGGAAATTGAACATTTAGCAACTGCGGATGGGGTTAGACAAAAAGTAAATGAAGCTTTTTTAAGGTACCAGGAGGCGCTAACCCGCATAAATGTTGCACAACAAAACATCCATCAGGCCGCAGAAAACTTTAGGATTGTTAACAATACCTATTTTAACCAGCTATCTCTGTTAACGGATTTACTGGATGCAGACACGCAATTATTACAAACTAAATTTGATCTGGCAGCGGCACAAATAGCAGCACAGCTTCAATATTATCAACTACAAAAAGCCATAGGCAACCTCTAA
- a CDS encoding ferritin-like domain-containing protein has translation MNIVNILEEIEKVDGEIYERLSPRRAAMKQFYSFGSKVALASVPLALGSMFKKAYGQTNTAVIGVLNFALTLEYLEYHFYDTALGSAPLLLSGLTTGSPARGAITTIRDHELAHVNLLKGAISAAGGTPVAFTAAQFDFTARNTFPTVMSDYPTFLAVAAAFEDTGVRAYKGQAGNLMGSPYLETALNIHSVEARHASHIRQMRKATAGGGVNIKPWITGVDNTTGTPVAAIYAGEGQTVQANGKITITNINGTGISANAASEAFDEILTKEAVLAIAAPFIR, from the coding sequence ATGAATATTGTAAATATATTAGAAGAAATTGAAAAAGTAGACGGCGAAATTTATGAACGTTTAAGTCCTCGCCGGGCTGCCATGAAACAGTTTTATAGCTTTGGATCAAAAGTTGCATTAGCCTCCGTGCCATTGGCTTTAGGTTCTATGTTCAAAAAAGCCTACGGACAAACCAATACGGCTGTAATAGGTGTATTAAACTTTGCCCTAACGCTGGAATACCTGGAATATCACTTTTATGACACGGCATTAGGTTCTGCCCCTTTACTGCTTTCTGGATTAACGACAGGTTCTCCAGCCCGTGGTGCCATTACCACCATCCGCGATCATGAATTGGCACACGTTAATTTGTTGAAAGGTGCTATTTCTGCCGCGGGAGGAACTCCAGTAGCATTCACTGCTGCACAATTTGACTTTACCGCAAGGAATACATTTCCGACAGTAATGTCAGATTATCCTACATTTTTAGCCGTAGCCGCTGCTTTTGAAGATACAGGTGTAAGGGCATATAAAGGCCAGGCTGGCAATTTAATGGGTAGCCCATATTTAGAAACGGCTTTAAACATCCACTCTGTTGAAGCACGTCATGCTTCACACATCCGTCAAATGCGCAAAGCAACTGCGGGTGGTGGTGTAAATATCAAACCCTGGATTACTGGTGTAGACAATACTACAGGCACCCCGGTTGCTGCTATTTATGCTGGCGAAGGTCAGACCGTTCAGGCCAATGGCAAGATTACGATTACCAACATTAATGGCACAGGAATATCTGCCAACGCAGCGTCAGAAGCATTCGATGAAATTTTAACAAAAGAGGCAGTATTGGCTATTGCTGCTCCTTTTATAAGATAA
- a CDS encoding alpha/beta hydrolase family protein, translated as MLKLILSQLFLIVLLTINTEAATVDTAVTYSASMKKNIKAIVILPEGYKNGKTYPVVYLLHGAGGRYDSWVKAVPGLKGYVDQYNIIVVCPDGNVTSWYVDSPIDPEWKYETYVATELVNYIDKNYKTLKDRKGRAITGLSMGGHGGLSLSFKHQDIFGAGGSMSGGVDITPFPANWDIAKRLGAYTENVEVWKQNSVVNMVDKLTPKSLALIIDCGKDDFFYAVNMKLHEELLYQNIPHDFTIRPGGHTWDYWRNAIGYQMLYFHDFFSRP; from the coding sequence ATGTTGAAGTTGATCCTTTCACAACTATTTTTGATTGTACTGCTGACCATAAATACGGAAGCAGCAACGGTTGATACCGCAGTTACGTATAGTGCGTCTATGAAAAAGAACATTAAAGCTATTGTTATCCTACCTGAAGGCTATAAAAATGGAAAAACTTATCCGGTGGTGTATCTTTTACATGGTGCTGGCGGGCGGTATGACAGTTGGGTTAAGGCTGTGCCTGGCCTAAAAGGTTATGTAGATCAGTACAATATCATTGTGGTTTGTCCGGATGGGAATGTGACCAGTTGGTATGTAGACAGCCCTATTGATCCGGAATGGAAGTACGAAACTTATGTGGCTACCGAACTTGTCAATTATATCGACAAAAATTATAAAACATTAAAAGATCGTAAAGGCAGGGCGATCACTGGCCTAAGTATGGGCGGACATGGCGGCCTTTCTCTTTCTTTTAAACATCAGGATATTTTTGGTGCCGGTGGCAGTATGAGTGGTGGGGTAGATATTACACCCTTTCCTGCAAATTGGGACATTGCTAAAAGATTAGGCGCTTACACAGAGAATGTGGAGGTATGGAAGCAAAATAGTGTAGTGAATATGGTTGATAAGCTTACGCCAAAAAGTCTAGCCTTAATTATTGATTGCGGTAAGGACGATTTCTTTTACGCTGTTAATATGAAATTGCACGAGGAGCTTTTATACCAAAATATCCCTCACGATTTTACCATCAGACCGGGCGGGCATACCTGGGATTACTGGCGAAATGCTATCGGTTATCAGATGCTTTACTTTCACGATTTTTTTTCCAGGCCATAA
- a CDS encoding ferritin-like domain-containing protein produces the protein MKQQQEQDLLQKDSSILNATLQRRSFLQYAGAGIAGVALVAAGCRKDRGFESESGVNLGSGDIGILNYAYALEQLEAAFYTQVIQNQFTGITATEVSLLTDIRDHEVAHREFFKNAIGTAAIPGLEVNFASIDFTSRTSVLATAKAFEDLGVSAYNGAGKLIKSADYLTIAGQIVSVEARHAALIRDLISNGTFADNTVVNASGLDTSRTPAQVLAIAGAYVKTKINASNLPTS, from the coding sequence ATGAAACAACAACAGGAACAAGATCTGCTTCAAAAAGACAGCAGCATCTTAAATGCAACATTACAACGACGCTCCTTTTTGCAATATGCAGGGGCAGGAATTGCAGGCGTAGCACTTGTAGCAGCAGGCTGCAGAAAAGACCGGGGATTTGAAAGCGAAAGTGGAGTGAACTTAGGCAGTGGTGACATTGGTATTTTAAATTATGCCTATGCGCTTGAGCAATTGGAAGCTGCTTTTTACACGCAGGTTATACAAAATCAATTTACAGGAATTACTGCTACAGAGGTTTCACTTTTAACAGACATCAGGGATCATGAGGTTGCTCACCGTGAATTTTTCAAAAATGCAATAGGAACTGCAGCTATTCCTGGTCTGGAAGTAAATTTTGCGAGTATTGATTTTACCTCACGTACCAGTGTACTGGCTACTGCAAAAGCCTTTGAAGACCTGGGTGTATCTGCTTACAATGGCGCAGGTAAACTCATTAAATCAGCTGACTACCTAACCATTGCAGGTCAGATTGTTTCAGTTGAAGCAAGACATGCAGCTTTGATCCGTGATTTAATCAGCAATGGAACTTTTGCCGACAACACCGTTGTGAATGCTAGTGGTTTGGATACATCCAGAACTCCTGCGCAGGTACTCGCTATTGCAGGTGCTTATGTAAAAACTAAAATTAACGCAAGTAACTTACCAACCTCTTAA
- a CDS encoding MFS transporter: MSNTLPVFKSWVPVWLVRITIFLVMLPGLLLFGLSMASAQGAAGYYGFEPADVQYSMIVFYAAVAGFFVLERRFFIFTATKEYFLLSIVIQVVTSFACYHTHNLYLLLIIRFIQGMSNCMSTSICITLIFGNLHNERAREIGYSIFYCLLLCITPVSTLVTAPILDNFDYNVLYKFIIFSYFPGAILLVLVMNNVRLNRKTPLYQLDYSSFIIYSAILCLMGYVLVYGQQYYWWQDRRIILATITVAGLFGIHILRQLHLKRPYLSLEVFKYRNFNLGAGIIVVLYLVRGALGITSIYFATILGMDPIHIGYIMLANIAGIVLSVTISSRLILMKRPMRLIWLYGFLLLLIFHVWMWFLFSTRADPSTFFIPLIIQGLGAGMLMTPIVLFTISSVPAHLGSTASATGVFFRFTGFCSSIALINYFQLEHKTGHINRFQEQLSGLNTAVAERLALYSGNLTAKGMAPDQAAKLSRSLLNRAVENQASLRSMMDYYLIISFIIAIVILIIALFPYLNRTKINMRSNQPSPASY; encoded by the coding sequence ATGAGCAATACATTACCTGTATTTAAAAGCTGGGTTCCGGTATGGCTGGTAAGAATAACTATCTTTCTGGTGATGCTGCCGGGATTACTCCTCTTTGGCCTATCTATGGCCAGTGCGCAAGGTGCGGCGGGCTATTATGGCTTTGAACCCGCTGATGTGCAATATAGCATGATTGTGTTTTATGCGGCGGTTGCAGGCTTTTTTGTACTGGAAAGGCGTTTCTTTATCTTTACAGCTACCAAAGAATACTTTTTATTAAGCATAGTGATCCAGGTGGTCACTTCCTTTGCCTGCTACCATACCCACAATTTATATCTCCTTTTAATCATCCGGTTTATTCAGGGAATGTCTAACTGTATGAGCACAAGTATTTGCATTACACTTATTTTCGGCAATTTACACAACGAGCGCGCTCGTGAAATTGGATATTCCATATTTTATTGCCTGCTGCTTTGCATTACACCTGTATCTACATTAGTTACCGCTCCAATTCTCGATAATTTTGACTACAATGTACTGTATAAATTCATCATCTTTTCTTATTTCCCCGGAGCCATTTTATTAGTCCTGGTCATGAACAATGTAAGGCTAAACCGTAAAACTCCGCTATACCAGCTAGACTATTCCAGTTTTATAATTTACTCGGCTATCTTGTGCCTCATGGGTTATGTACTGGTATACGGTCAGCAGTATTACTGGTGGCAGGATCGCCGGATTATCCTCGCTACAATAACAGTCGCCGGATTATTCGGAATACATATTCTTCGTCAGCTTCACTTAAAACGCCCCTATCTTAGCCTCGAGGTATTCAAATACAGAAACTTCAATTTAGGTGCGGGTATCATAGTAGTATTATACCTTGTACGGGGTGCCTTGGGCATCACCTCTATTTATTTCGCCACAATTCTGGGCATGGATCCCATCCACATCGGCTACATCATGCTGGCTAATATTGCCGGCATCGTACTAAGCGTTACAATATCTTCCCGTTTAATCCTGATGAAACGTCCTATGCGGCTCATCTGGCTTTACGGTTTCCTATTACTGCTTATCTTCCATGTATGGATGTGGTTTTTATTCAGCACTCGGGCAGATCCTTCTACCTTTTTCATTCCCTTAATTATACAGGGATTAGGCGCCGGAATGCTCATGACCCCTATTGTGCTGTTTACCATATCTTCAGTACCTGCACATCTAGGCAGCACCGCATCCGCAACAGGCGTATTTTTCCGCTTTACCGGCTTTTGCAGCAGCATAGCATTAATCAATTATTTCCAGCTTGAACACAAAACCGGCCACATTAACCGCTTTCAGGAACAACTGAGTGGATTAAATACCGCTGTGGCAGAACGCTTAGCCTTATATTCAGGGAATTTAACGGCAAAGGGAATGGCTCCAGATCAGGCAGCAAAACTATCAAGAAGCCTGCTCAACAGGGCTGTAGAAAACCAGGCTTCTCTAAGGTCCATGATGGATTACTACCTCATCATTAGCTTTATCATTGCAATTGTTATCCTTATCATTGCATTGTTTCCTTATTTAAACCGTACAAAAATCAACATGAGGTCTAACCAACCCTCACCAGCATCGTACTAA
- a CDS encoding AraC family transcriptional regulator — translation MVDFEYTKVTSALQCNFVYIANYLSIPAMMLSASEYLDAIDAHPNGVYVVHERIERKLPFHVHRKGQFTYVQGGIAYIYIENIKYVIPARHYVWIPQGLAHYLEVRHSVTITRNLYFYTNNDDKDAFYSRLGIYPVNNLLLEMIVFSERYNGVIEGGSDAFQFLASIKNILPQLGQETFPIALPTTNDERLRPIILYLAQNFHLQVTLELLSDKFGIGERTLSRLFQSVMRISFLQYLKLLRVVKAIEMMLQNKLSTSEIAYATGYNSLSSFSKAFYQVTNMRPSSLKFNL, via the coding sequence ATGGTAGATTTCGAATACACAAAGGTAACATCAGCATTACAATGTAATTTTGTCTATATTGCCAATTATTTGTCCATTCCAGCCATGATGCTTAGTGCTAGCGAATATTTAGATGCAATTGATGCGCACCCAAATGGGGTTTACGTAGTACATGAAAGAATTGAGCGAAAATTACCCTTTCATGTGCACCGTAAAGGTCAGTTTACGTATGTGCAAGGTGGTATTGCTTATATTTATATAGAAAATATAAAATACGTTATTCCTGCCAGGCATTATGTCTGGATTCCCCAGGGACTAGCCCATTATTTAGAAGTGAGGCACAGTGTAACAATTACCAGAAACCTTTATTTCTACACCAATAATGATGATAAAGATGCGTTTTACAGTAGGTTGGGGATTTATCCGGTAAATAACCTACTTCTGGAAATGATTGTTTTCTCCGAGAGGTACAACGGTGTGATTGAAGGAGGATCGGATGCCTTTCAGTTTTTGGCTTCTATAAAAAACATTTTACCTCAATTGGGACAAGAGACTTTCCCTATCGCTTTACCCACCACCAATGATGAACGGCTAAGGCCAATTATACTTTACCTTGCCCAAAATTTCCACCTTCAGGTAACGCTCGAGCTTTTGAGTGATAAATTTGGTATTGGCGAACGTACTTTGTCCAGGTTATTTCAGTCAGTGATGAGGATCTCCTTTTTACAGTACTTAAAATTGCTTCGTGTAGTTAAGGCCATAGAAATGATGCTTCAAAATAAACTTAGCACCAGCGAAATAGCTTATGCAACAGGCTACAATAGCCTATCTTCTTTTAGTAAGGCTTTTTATCAGGTGACTAACATGCGCCCTTCTTCCCTTAAATTTAATCTTTGA
- a CDS encoding glycoside hydrolase family 3 N-terminal domain-containing protein: MMKFFSLPSLFFLLAIQATVAQDVKINKRVDSLMKLMTLEEKVGQLNQYSGSVVTGPVNDAKTNMLNDIKQGKVGSMLNVRGVKDTREIQAVALQSRLKIPLLFSLDVIHGYKTIFPVPLAEAASWDLDAIKSAAHIAAKEAAASGIHWTFAPMVDVGRDPRWGRVMEGAGEDTYLGSKIATARVKGFQGEQLGGLDAIMACAKHFAAYGAAIAGRDYNAVDLSNQQLWETYLPPFKAAADAGVATFMNSFNTINGIPATGNSYLQRNILKGKWNFGGFVVSDWGSIAEMVPWGFAENQKDAALKAITAGSDMDMESLAYKNNLVKLVNEGAVPIALVDDALKRILYQKFLLGLFDDPYKFSNLAREKKVMADVKHPQIAREVAEKSIVLLKNNGQLLPLTRDTKNIVVIGPLAHSRKDMEGGWIVASDTTKVTSLYEGLVAKAGKNVKFTYVEGCGINGMSTAGFASAVAAAKSADLVIMALGESAEMTGEAKSRTDIHLPGVQEDLFVAVKATGKPVVSVLMAGRPMIFNKVADQSDAIVYAWLLGEQAGHAIANVLYGDYNPSGKLPSTFPRSVGQIPLSYQTYNTGRPVTDPKDIRYKSGYIDELNSPRYAFGYGLSYTTFNYTNLKSSATTITLTPESTVQLSFTLTNTGKYAGAEVVQLYIRDLVSSVVRPVKELKDFQKVMLKAGESTTITFTIDKDKLSYFNQDLHWVAEPGAFSLMIGSASDDIRLSATLNLTQ; encoded by the coding sequence ATGATGAAGTTCTTTTCCTTGCCCTCGTTATTTTTTTTGTTGGCCATTCAGGCAACCGTTGCCCAGGATGTTAAAATCAATAAAAGAGTAGATTCACTGATGAAGCTCATGACGCTGGAAGAGAAGGTTGGACAGCTGAACCAATATTCAGGAAGTGTAGTTACGGGTCCGGTTAACGATGCCAAGACGAATATGCTGAATGATATAAAGCAAGGGAAGGTGGGCTCCATGCTCAATGTACGGGGCGTAAAAGATACCAGGGAAATTCAGGCTGTCGCGCTTCAATCCCGTTTAAAAATTCCATTGTTATTTAGTTTGGATGTGATTCATGGTTATAAAACCATATTTCCTGTTCCCTTAGCTGAAGCTGCTTCGTGGGATTTGGATGCGATTAAAAGCGCTGCTCATATTGCGGCTAAAGAAGCAGCTGCATCTGGCATTCACTGGACATTTGCGCCAATGGTTGATGTAGGGCGTGATCCACGCTGGGGAAGGGTAATGGAAGGGGCTGGAGAAGATACTTACCTGGGCTCAAAAATTGCAACGGCCAGGGTAAAAGGTTTTCAGGGCGAGCAATTGGGTGGACTTGATGCCATTATGGCCTGTGCAAAACATTTTGCTGCTTATGGTGCGGCAATAGCAGGAAGGGACTATAACGCGGTTGACCTTAGCAATCAGCAATTATGGGAAACATATCTTCCACCATTTAAAGCGGCTGCTGATGCAGGCGTGGCTACTTTTATGAATTCTTTTAATACCATTAATGGGATTCCGGCTACTGGAAACAGCTATTTGCAGCGTAATATTTTAAAAGGCAAATGGAATTTCGGAGGTTTTGTGGTTAGTGACTGGGGTTCTATTGCTGAGATGGTACCATGGGGCTTTGCGGAAAATCAAAAAGACGCTGCATTGAAAGCGATTACAGCCGGAAGCGATATGGATATGGAAAGTCTGGCGTATAAAAATAACCTGGTAAAGCTTGTTAATGAAGGTGCAGTGCCTATTGCATTGGTTGATGATGCCCTGAAGCGGATTCTTTACCAGAAATTTTTGCTGGGTTTATTTGATGATCCTTATAAGTTCTCTAATCTGGCGAGGGAAAAGAAGGTGATGGCTGATGTTAAACATCCGCAGATTGCGCGTGAAGTTGCTGAGAAATCTATCGTATTGCTGAAAAACAATGGTCAGTTGCTGCCTTTAACCAGGGACACTAAAAATATTGTGGTAATTGGGCCACTTGCCCATTCCAGAAAGGACATGGAAGGTGGCTGGATTGTAGCGTCTGACACCACAAAAGTGACCAGCCTTTATGAAGGCTTGGTAGCAAAAGCAGGTAAAAACGTGAAATTTACCTATGTGGAAGGATGCGGTATCAACGGTATGTCAACAGCAGGTTTTGCCTCGGCAGTAGCAGCAGCTAAATCTGCTGATCTGGTGATTATGGCACTTGGAGAAAGTGCAGAGATGACCGGAGAGGCCAAGTCACGGACAGATATTCATCTTCCGGGTGTTCAGGAAGATTTATTTGTGGCGGTTAAAGCTACAGGTAAGCCTGTGGTAAGCGTGTTAATGGCAGGGCGACCAATGATTTTTAATAAAGTTGCAGATCAGTCTGATGCCATTGTTTACGCCTGGTTACTTGGAGAGCAAGCCGGACATGCTATTGCAAATGTGCTTTATGGCGATTACAATCCCTCCGGGAAACTGCCATCTACCTTTCCGAGGTCTGTAGGGCAAATTCCACTTTCTTATCAAACGTATAATACAGGTAGACCCGTTACTGACCCAAAAGACATCCGGTATAAATCTGGTTATATTGATGAATTAAACAGTCCGCGTTATGCTTTTGGCTATGGTTTGAGTTATACGACTTTTAATTATACCAATTTGAAAAGTAGCGCTACCACAATTACATTAACACCTGAAAGTACCGTTCAATTGAGCTTTACGCTAACCAACACAGGAAAATATGCGGGTGCAGAGGTTGTACAATTGTACATTCGCGACCTGGTTTCGTCTGTGGTGCGTCCGGTAAAAGAGTTAAAAGATTTTCAAAAAGTAATGTTAAAAGCGGGTGAGTCCACAACAATAACGTTTACCATAGATAAAGACAAGCTGTCTTACTTTAACCAGGATTTACATTGGGTAGCTGAACCGGGTGCTTTCTCCCTTATGATTGGTTCAGCATCTGACGACATACGTTTGTCTGCTACGCTAAATTTAACGCAATAG
- a CDS encoding HlyD family secretion protein, which yields MSTQKKYTRTDQLITKITAWIAGIIALVLLVWGVRTVFQMYSYEDTNDAQIEEYINPITSRVSGFIHTIKYEENQDVKKGDTLLIIDNSEYKLQQEEAEAALSNARAQIGVMESNVLTTSRVSAASASQIAAAKAKLTRQQQDYERYAKLFKVESATLQQLENSKAALDVAKSEYQSAIENYEASLSKINDIKAQKGVYESEIKRRQALLNRNKLDVGYTIIRAPYNGKMGRRTIQEGQLIQAGQTLAYIVDQDAGKWVIANFKETQISQMHINGTAEITTDAYPDHKFKGKIVSLSPATGARFSLLPPDNSTGNFVKIVQRIPVKIKLTENKTVIEELRAGMNANVSIVKD from the coding sequence ATGAGCACTCAAAAGAAATATACGAGAACTGATCAACTGATTACCAAAATAACGGCCTGGATTGCAGGTATCATTGCACTTGTTTTACTGGTATGGGGCGTACGTACAGTTTTTCAAATGTACAGTTATGAAGATACCAACGATGCCCAGATAGAGGAATACATCAATCCAATTACATCACGGGTTAGCGGCTTTATACACACCATTAAATATGAAGAAAATCAGGATGTTAAAAAGGGTGACACGCTACTGATTATAGACAACAGCGAATATAAACTGCAACAGGAAGAAGCTGAAGCTGCATTATCCAATGCCCGGGCGCAGATTGGTGTAATGGAAAGCAACGTGCTTACTACCTCAAGGGTATCAGCAGCAAGTGCATCACAAATTGCCGCAGCAAAAGCGAAACTAACCAGACAACAGCAGGACTATGAGCGTTACGCTAAACTTTTTAAAGTAGAATCTGCTACCCTGCAGCAGCTTGAAAACAGTAAAGCTGCATTGGATGTAGCCAAATCTGAGTACCAGTCTGCAATAGAAAACTACGAGGCTTCTCTATCCAAAATTAACGACATCAAGGCCCAGAAGGGGGTGTATGAATCAGAGATTAAACGCCGCCAGGCATTGCTAAACAGGAACAAGCTTGATGTCGGTTACACCATTATCCGCGCTCCTTATAATGGCAAGATGGGCAGAAGAACCATACAGGAAGGGCAGCTTATTCAGGCAGGGCAAACCTTAGCGTACATAGTTGACCAGGATGCTGGCAAGTGGGTAATTGCCAACTTTAAAGAAACACAAATTTCCCAAATGCACATCAACGGAACTGCAGAAATTACAACAGACGCATATCCGGACCATAAATTCAAAGGGAAGATTGTATCCCTTTCGCCTGCAACGGGTGCCCGATTTTCGCTTTTGCCGCCAGATAACTCTACAGGAAATTTTGTAAAAATTGTACAGCGCATCCCTGTTAAAATTAAACTTACAGAAAACAAAACGGTAATTGAAGAGCTGCGTGCAGGAATGAACGCTAACGTAAGCATTGTTAAGGACTAA
- a CDS encoding cytochrome ubiquinol oxidase subunit I, whose translation MDDFLAARLQMAFSLGFHIVFSCIGMVMPFFMCTAHYFWLKKKSPVFLDVTKAWSKGVAIFFATGAVSGTVLSFELGLLWPKFMEHAGPIFGMPFSLEGTAFFIEAIALGFYLYGWNRFNPWFHWFTGLVVGITGLASGILVVAANSWMNSPSGFDFIQGQYLNIDPMKAMFNAAWFSQALHMCIAAFVSTGFAVAGVHALMILKGKNINFHTKAFKIAAIFATIAACLQPISGDISAKEIAVRQPAKLAAMEAHFHTEKGAGLVIGGIPDTATKTVKYALKIPKALSFMATGDFNGEVKGLDKIPKADQPPVAVVHYAFQIMVGLGMAMMALALIYFIALWKKQRWINSRWLLKLFVIATPMGYLALEAGWTVTEVGRQPWIIYGVMRTADAVTPMPGIAWSFYLFTAVYISLALIVSLLLFRQITMVDKLYDSSSPKNQ comes from the coding sequence ATGGATGATTTTTTAGCTGCCCGTCTCCAGATGGCCTTTTCGTTAGGCTTTCACATCGTTTTTTCTTGTATAGGAATGGTGATGCCATTTTTTATGTGTACCGCCCACTACTTTTGGTTAAAGAAAAAAAGCCCTGTATTTCTGGATGTTACCAAGGCATGGAGTAAAGGTGTAGCCATATTTTTTGCTACCGGAGCTGTTTCCGGAACAGTATTGTCTTTTGAACTTGGGCTTTTGTGGCCAAAGTTTATGGAACATGCCGGTCCGATTTTTGGAATGCCATTTTCTTTAGAAGGAACCGCATTTTTTATCGAAGCAATAGCTTTGGGTTTTTATCTGTATGGATGGAACCGTTTTAACCCATGGTTTCATTGGTTTACGGGTCTGGTAGTAGGAATTACAGGATTGGCCTCAGGCATTCTTGTTGTAGCAGCTAATTCCTGGATGAACAGTCCATCGGGGTTCGACTTTATTCAGGGGCAATATCTGAACATCGATCCAATGAAAGCCATGTTTAATGCGGCATGGTTTTCTCAGGCACTGCACATGTGTATTGCGGCTTTTGTTTCTACAGGGTTTGCAGTTGCCGGGGTTCATGCGCTCATGATTTTAAAAGGTAAGAATATAAATTTCCATACCAAAGCATTTAAGATCGCCGCTATTTTCGCTACTATAGCAGCCTGTCTCCAACCCATTAGTGGTGATATCTCCGCCAAAGAAATTGCGGTAAGGCAACCGGCTAAACTGGCAGCTATGGAGGCTCATTTTCATACCGAAAAGGGAGCAGGACTGGTAATAGGTGGTATTCCGGATACGGCAACTAAAACCGTTAAATATGCCTTGAAAATCCCCAAAGCCTTAAGTTTTATGGCAACTGGAGATTTTAACGGAGAGGTAAAAGGATTAGATAAAATTCCAAAGGCAGACCAACCTCCAGTAGCAGTGGTGCATTATGCATTTCAAATTATGGTAGGCTTGGGAATGGCCATGATGGCTTTAGCGCTGATCTATTTTATTGCATTATGGAAAAAACAGCGCTGGATAAACAGTCGCTGGCTGCTAAAGTTGTTTGTTATTGCTACGCCGATGGGATACCTTGCCCTAGAAGCAGGCTGGACGGTAACAGAAGTAGGCAGGCAACCCTGGATTATTTACGGGGTAATGCGTACTGCAGATGCGGTAACGCCGATGCCGGGTATAGCATGGTCTTTTTACCTGTTTACTGCAGTGTATATTTCTTTAGCCTTGATTGTAAGTTTGCTGTTGTTTAGACAAATTACCATGGTAGACAAATTGTATGATTCTTCCAGCCCTAAAAATCAATAA